The following DNA comes from Clarias gariepinus isolate MV-2021 ecotype Netherlands chromosome 7, CGAR_prim_01v2, whole genome shotgun sequence.
GTAAAATGATGTGGTCATTTTGCATATTAACAGTTTTATGTTTATACAGTTGATAAGTTTCCCAAGTTTCCCAGTCCATTTCTTCTGCCTAAAGCACTTGAACACGAACTACATAACCTTTAAAGCTGTACACACAAACTTGAAGAACTGAAGAAAGCATCACTGAAAGCATTACTACACCTTGCTTCATCTCTACTTAAAGATAATAATGCAGCAGTGGTTTAAGCTTTGTCTGTCCAACTCTTTCATCTTTTCTTCTGTATACTCAGCCTTAGAGCTGCATGATTTGATAAAAGAATATCACAGCAATTATTGTGACACAGCATGATTGCAATTTAAACCACTATATAGCTATTCAATGTATAGTTTTGTgcttaaacatatttatataagctaacagcaaataattggacaaatgatctcattaaacagatgtttgtctatattaattatcatatttaaaaaataatcacatttaaatgttacctgcaataaattgcagccttttgtgATAAAATATTTGCACAGGTCCACATTGCCAATTGTGCAGCACTTCTCATGGCAAACACGTCAGGATATAAAATTCATACCAATAACACCAAAACATTCATGTCTTTCATCTTCACAGCCAAGCCAAGCCACTGCTCTGCTGTAACTCATCAcagatgttttttatatttctgggaTTTTGTGTTTTCAATTCTTTTATTTTGGACTTGTCATTGTCAGCATTTGGAAAATTTCTGCAAACAGTAAATAAACCTGGTCATGATCATTTaagattgttaaaaatatttctcCTTTTAAACACATACCGTTATAACTGCACTAGTTAACACAATATCCTCCTGTCTTCCCTTCTTTCAAGAAAAATGATAATATAGTACTAAAAAAATACTGCGCTACAACTAATAagcatatttaaatgttttatggtggactttttcttttaacatgtAACTTTGCAATACATAAGTTGTACAGTAGTTTCTATCAGATCTTGTTTATGCCTTGCACTTTGTGTCCTTCTCCAAGCAGAATTAATAGTTTATCTTGTTTGCAAATGAAACATCTGCAAATTTGAAATACAACCAATTTCTGTAAATCATGCTTTGATCAAATGTGCAGTACATAGCGTGACTTGACTCACTGCCCCTTGTTGACCTCTAATAAAATGAGACACACTACTCAAGTATGCAAACAGTCAAGTCACACCACATcttcaaaattatttttagtggatccaataattaaataatccaTTATAACAAATCAAATGTGATATGGTTTGAATATAGCACAATAAGATgttgcatatatatattttaatctgATGTTTATTTTCAGAAACTAAAAAGCAGCCATGTGTTTTTCTGGCACGAAAACCACATTGTCTCATGAAAGGTCGAGCATTGTGTTTTTTGGGATAATGTTTAGTTTTCAAATCTGTTCCAATATTTGATTTCCTATCCCTTTTGAGAAGAtcaaaaatctaatttttaaCGATATCCAGATGAGAGAAGTAAACGTCACACCCTCATACCCTCATCAGGCACAGGTGACTCACCCTCTTCAAGATCAAACATGTGTGGGTTTGCAGAATTCAGGCACTTTTTCCTATCTCTCTCTGGACTGTTCTCTGTATTGATGATAAACAAAGGGTTGATATGGAGATGAACAGCTACAGACAAACTGCTGCGGGAGTCCTCACACATTCTTCTGCTAATGTGTTTCagacattttcttttctatcaACACAAAACCTGCCTTGGAATGCCACGTACATCATTTTGTATTCTTTTGTCTAACGATTTGGATACAGAATGGGATACAGGTTAGCAGAAATGGTAAAATTGGATCAAGGATCTGGTCATGTTTTATCAGCCATTAGCCACTTTTAtgagttaaaattatttttattggaaTGACAAATACATATTCAAGCAAATGTGTAAATTACACTATGACagtaagcaaacaaacaaacaaacatctaacTTCTATGAGGCCTTCTTTTTTGGGCCACTTTAACATTCTAGTCTCACATCTTAGTTTATTTTCAGGCAATGTAACACAGGATAACTAGAACCACACAAGCAGAACAGATGTAGACTGAAGGATATTTGTGAGCAGGGCAGGAAGTCACGCCAGGGAGATCAGATCCCTCCTCCAGTCTTAACAAGCTTCCATCAACCTGAAGCACGGATTTAACTATAAAGCTGGAGCACAGTCCAAGATATTTCTTCTCTTTCATTGTCACATTACTAAGTAGTCTGGCTCTATGCTTCCTGAGTCacattgctatttttttaaacaaagtgtgTTTTTTGAAACTGTGCGGTTCTACTGTGCATTGTGTTAGTCCTACCTACACACTATGGAAAAGCATTGAGGATGAAGCTTTGGGTATTTATTGACATGTGAAGTAAAAAAAGACTATGATAAATGGATGCTAACTAAAACCAACATGCTGCATTTCTGTTTATGGCATTGCTCAGATATAGATGGAGCCTGCTGATCCCACTTATCATTACAGGATGACAGTTTTTAGGTCGGCAGGGCAGTTTATGTTGTAGATAGTGTGAGATTTATTCTTCTTTTCCACCAGTGTAGTCACGGCCTCACCTAACTCCACGTGATTTAGGTACCCAGGGCCCATGTGGTCTGGAGTACCAACTCCTGTGTTGATCTTCACCtacgagaagaaaaaaattacacagcgttttttttttttttctcgaatAGAAATGTTTTGAGTAGCACAGAAATGAGACATTCCCAAGTTTGTGGTCATGATAGTATTTACAAGACTGAAAGACAGACCTGATTAAATTTGCAGGGAATATCTGGGTATTCTTCTCGCAAAATCTGACAAAATGCCAGAGTGCTGGCTGAGCCCACCGTCAAGAATCCTGTGCCTGGCATCAGCAGCTGATccccagcgccccctggagAGGAGAAGATTTTCCTCAGTATAATTGGATGCACGAGATATAAATAGacaaagaactttattatcCCCAAAGGaatattgtaaaatgtaaaacaggtaAAGTAAATGTGCATATTCTTCTATGGCATAAATTTGTTACTtagctataaaatataaaataaataaatatatatatatatatatacttgtttGGCATGCATATTAAAGTGACCCACCtgtaataaatgtgtatgtgcaATTCGGATCATCTTTAACAAGGGGGAAGAAAGTTTTCCATGATACAAATGTGCTGAACAGAAGTGTCTCCATAACCTAATGAGCAGAGAGGAGAACCAGGGTCAGGCAAGGATTTTTTGCTTATCCGAAATACTATAAGCTGGTACTGTTGTGAAGAAAAgtctgttgtgttttgtgtataaaatgttaataataataataataataataataataataataataataatagtaacttCAGTACTTGCTTACAAATAATTGTGTAAAGGAGTAAAGGAGTATATTACAGGAGTGATGGTTAGTACCCAGACAGTTATTAAAActcactgacttttttttcactgtataCTCACCCAGATGAGCTCTTTGAGAGGCTGAGTGTGTGGCGGCCCCCCTTGCCACCAGCTAAAGCCCAGCGACGACACCACATCTGTAATCTTCCCCACTGACTTCAAAAGGGTTTGCTTCACCTCTTCAGCTTGTTCCTCTGAACCTGTGGACCAGCATCAAGACAATCCCACCCACGCTGACCAAAGATGCCCCAATTGCAGAGACACACTGGCATGTAAGATAAAATACTTACCAACATTTCCTACCAGAGTTGTGAGATTGCCTTTGGTGGAGGGTGAAACAAAGTTTCTGAGCTTGTCTAGTTTAGTCTTGTCTCTGGAGATCACGGCAACCTTAAAACCTTTGTGATTACAAGAGGagtttgtatttgtatagcaccATTCACACTCGATAAAGCAGGAGAGAATGCTTTAGATCAGTTACACTTATTGGCAATTAACAAAGTAACTTCTGTTTGCACATTGAGATCTCTGGAAAGTTAATGATCTCATCTCTTCGGAATAAAACTTTTGTTTAGCTGCAAAGGTccttctttatttaaaagtggACATGcactcttctttttcttcctaatattattattaaaaataaaatattagttttataaaacatttattacatgAGTGAGATGAGTAACCTTTTTATATTGTTCTTCTTTAGTAGCTCATACCCCACCATCAACATGGCAAAAAATCTCAGATCTGAATTAACTCTCAATTTATAAATTTCTGCTGAAATGACTCTCACTGTTTTAGGTGCTTGCATGTTCTTACCTCTGTCCAAAAGCGCCTTCACCAGCCCGGAGCCCACAGTGCCCGCTCCACCGAGCGCCAGAACCACGCGCTCCCCGTTCGAcatcaccaacacacacacgcacacacacacctgctctaTACTTAAACAATCAACTTTGCGGTGTGTCGATGTGTAAATGGTCATGCGGCGACGATCAGAGTTTTAAAGAGATCGCGGGTAAAATGTCCCGCCCATCTGGCACTCTAACCACGCCCCCGCGGGGTGGTACTGCCCGCCTAATGGTCTTTAATACAGGTCTGTACAATACACTTAGGAAAGGGTAATAAAGAACATGCCCGTTCATCAATGACCATGTAACCTTAAACATATACAAAATAAGGTCTTGTGAGTGGTGTATGACCGTATATTATGAGCAATTAATAATCTTTATGTTTTTGTGCTTTTCAttcttaatattaattaaattggtgccgtaaataatttttaaaatgtgcaaaattaaAACAAGTAAGACCTCAGAatttacacacactcaatatATCAAACAAGTCAATTTGTATATAAGttccacatttattatttaaaaagatatataCATCGATGCGAAAGACCTTGACAGGTCAGGGACGAGACAGCGATAGTCTGTGCCTTCTTTTCATTCCTCTCTTTGTTTGAGTGTAAAGTGTTACTGCGGGACACCTTATGTGGTGAAGGATCTTCACTGGGTGGAATATAAGGAAGGCTCGGTGGGGAAGCCATGTGACTTTGATCTGCCAGATACTTATCAGTGTACAGATCTAGATTCGGATCTAGCGCTGAGGGTGTATGACAAAACCTtggatatatacagtgaaaGGGAAGGTTCATGAGGTGCAGACATGTAGTACTCTTCAGTGTTTTGGCGCCATCTAGTgattttttactgtaatttatttGTACACTTGTACCCTTGCAACTTTCATGGATGCATCTTACTTGTGTATAATCTGTGTAATCTGTGAGTTAGAAATTGAAACTAAACCACGTCTGTTTTATAAATGTAGAAAACGAAAAATGATCATATCTAAAATTGTTAGATATGATCCAACATGCTATAATGCTGCTTTGTGAAAAtgttcattattaaaaataggcatttggtagacacccttatccaaagcaacttactttttttttttatcttattatacatctgagcagttttgggttaagggcccaacagggacaacttggtggttgtgggatttgagcctgggaaccgtagtccaatgccttaacacAGAGCTAGTTAcaaaattttgattttgatgGTTACATGTAATACACATAATTAACTAATTTTTTgtgataaacattttattaattttcactGTCTCATGCCATTATAACTAAATTCGCAGTAGACTAATCTATGCAACCATACATTTATAAACTGTACGTGGGCACCATGGTGgtttagttgttagcactgtcgctttgcacatCCAAGTTCTGagtcgattcctgcctcggggtctgtgtgcatggagtttgcgtgttctccccatgcttggtgggtttacacTGGTTTCCACCCACCGTCTAAAGACAAGCATAtaaggctaactggcattcttaaattgcccatagtgtatgtgtgtgtgtgtcctgcgatgtaTTGGCGCCCTGTCCAATGTGTACTCTGTCTCGCGCCCTGAGTCTCATCCTGGGACAGACTctgccccccgcgaccctgtttAAAGGGTAAATCCGTGATCGTTCAGATTGCCTGTGATTGACGTAACAGGAGGTCTTCAAACTTGTAACTCCTACACAAAATTTTCCTCTCCGAGTTTCATTTCTGTGACATCACTTCAGCACGGGGGCGCTGTTAACgtataataaaaacaagaaataactGCAAAGTTTAATTAAGTTGTATAATAATTAGCCCTATGTTTTAGGTCGTgttattgtgttttataaatCCTTctgagttttttcttttttaatcaaattgcgATCCACAGTGAATtatgacataaataaaaaaaacattaaattaagcATTAACCGAACAACTTTTTCATTTAGGCTTACAGAGAGtgagaattgaaaaaaaaaatcagactttTTGACCTTAGAATTCGGATGAACGCTCTACTGTAGAGTTTAGAAGTTGGGAAATTCCGAGTTGCGGTGTGACGTCATTTGCGGAAGTTGCGTCTAGTAGAATCTGTTTTTCGGATTTCACTTTAGACTCGGTTACCGAGTGAGACGCGCTGTCGGTCAAACTTTCTGTGTTTTAATACAACTTTGCTTGAATCCATAAACCCGAAGGAAAGTTACCGACATCAGGTTTGTTAATACGTTTTATGAGTTGAAATGTGAAAGTATAGTATTAGTCTGGTCTAGAAAAGTTGTTTAGTCGACTCACAGGAAAGTATTGACCGGAAAAATGACTCTGTTTTTACTATAACATTTAGAAACGTAACATTTATATGGCAAACTAGGTTGTTtacaaatactgttttatttttagttcattACCTAATCCAAATTTTAAAACGGCTTTCGTTTTCACTTTGTCTGTCGGCAAACGGTCCTGAGTTTATATCGTTAACTTACAGGACACTTGGCTAAACTTCTTATTTTCTTACTCTTATCATTTTTATGACGTCACATCATTTTATATAACTGTAATTTAGCTTATTGCAAAGTT
Coding sequences within:
- the si:dkey-238o13.4 gene encoding uncharacterized protein si:dkey-238o13.4: MSNGERVVLALGGAGTVGSGLVKALLDRGFKVAVISRDKTKLDKLRNFVSPSTKGNLTTLVGNVGSEEQAEEVKQTLLKSVGKITDVVSSLGFSWWQGGPPHTQPLKELIWVMETLLFSTFVSWKTFFPLVKDDPNCTYTFITGGAGDQLLMPGTGFLTVGSASTLAFCQILREEYPDIPCKFNQVKINTGVGTPDHMGPGYLNHVELGEAVTTLVEKKNKSHTIYNINCPADLKTVIL